Genomic DNA from Cuculus canorus isolate bCucCan1 chromosome 29, bCucCan1.pri, whole genome shotgun sequence:
cacactccagagcctcaacatccttcttgtggtgaggggcccagaactgaacacaggattcgaggtgcggcctccccagtgccgagtccgggggcagaatcccctctccggccctgctggccacgccggCTCTGATCCAAACcgagatgccattggcctttttggccccctgggccaccGCTGTCAACCCACACCCGcaggttctcctcctccagacagctttacagccactcttcccacactctgtagctgcacagggttgttgcgCCCCAAGTCCAGGACCCCCCATGTGGCCTCAGACCCCCTTGAACCCCCTTCTTCTCTCCATCCCCAAACCTCGACACCCTGGCTCGTTTCACCGCACCGGCTCGTGGTGACGGAGCTGTTGTGGCCGCAGTTGGATGGACCTGGTGGTGGGGGCCCCCCACTTTTTCGAGCGCAAGGAGGAGATTGGAGGCGCCGCTTACGTCTACATCAACGCCGCGGGGCACTGGGACGCCGCCACCCCTCTGCGCCTCAACGGCACCCGCGGCTCCATGTTTGGCATCGCCCTCAGCGCCGCCGGTGACCTCAACCACGATGGCTTTGAAGGTGAGGGGTGGACCCCAGGTCCCCATGGGGGGGAAGAGTTGCACCCCCTAAAGGTCTTGGAAAGGGGTCTCAACCTGTCTTGTCCCCCCAGATCTGGCTGTGGGAGCCCCTTTCGACGGTGCCGGCAAAGTCTACATCTACCACGGCAGCGCCTTCGGCATCGTGGTGAAGCCGGCACAGGTGAGGGGTGTGGGGTGGGGGTTCGCTGCCCATCACCCCCCCAGTCCACCAGTTCCCGGTGTCACTGGGTGACCCATTCCCAGGTTCTGGATGGGGAGGGCGTAGGGGTGACAGCTTTCGGGTACTCTCTCTCGGGGGGACTGGACGTGGACGGGAACCTGTACCCCGATCTGCTCGTTGGGTCCCTCTCTGACACCGTCGTGCTCTACAGGTGGGTGTTCCCCCCCTGGGAATCCTGCATCCCTGAGTGTCCCCTGCCCTGGGAATCCtgcatccctgagcatccctcaCCCTGGGAATCctgcatccctgagcatctcctgCCCTGGGAATCCtgcatccctgagcatccctcGCCCTGGGAATCCtgcatccctgagcatccctcaCCCTGGGAATCCtgcatccctgagcatccctcaCCCTGGGAATCCtgcatccctgagcatccctcGCCTTGGGAATCCtgcatccctgagcatccccgCCCTGGGAATCCtgcatccctgagcatcccctgCCCTGGGAATGCTGCATCCCTGAGTATCCCCTGCCCTGGGAATGCTGCATCCCTGAGTATCCCCTGCCCTGGGAATCCCACATCCCCCCAGAATCCCTTGACCCCGGGGTCCCTGGTTGTGGCCAGGGGTCCCGTGTTGGGGCCGAGTGTGGGGTGTCCGCAAGGCTCGGGGAGGGAGCCCTGGGGGGTGCCCAGCCTGACACACCCCATTTCTTCCGCCCTCCAGAGCCCGCCCGGTTGTCCACGTCTCCAGGAACGTCTCCCTTCTCCCCGCCAACATCGACCTGGAGCAGAGCAACTGCCTCCACCAGGAGGGCGTCTGGTGGGTgagccccgtgtccccctccccgGGGGGCTCAGGgttggggtgcaatgggggtgGGTACCCCTCATCTCACTCCGTCCCCCCACAGCGTGGACGTCCGAGCGTGCTTCAGCTACACGGCCAGTCCGGCCACCTACAGCCCCCGCCTGGGTGAGCGTGTCCTcatcctccagggatggaggattTCCTAGGATATGGGATTCCCTGGGgtggggatgctcagggatggAGGATTCCCTGGGATATGGGATTCCCAGGGgtggggatgctcagggatggAGGATTCCCTGGGATATGGGATTCCCAGGGGTGGGGATGCTAAGGGATGGAGGATTCCCTGAAATATGGGATTCCCTGGGgtggggatgctcagggatggAGGATTCCCTGGAATATGGGATTCCCAGGGGTGGGAGAAgcccagggatggaggaagcTTGGTAGGAAGGAAGCTCAGGCATGTGGGAAGCCTGGGGAtgcaggatgggatgggggatgaAGGATTCCCAGGGtgggggatgctcagggatgcaGGATTCCCAGGGtgggggatgctcagggatgcaGGATTCCCGTGGGGGGAAAACCCACCTCTAGAGCGCAATGGTGTCGGAGAGGGACCCAACGAGCAGATCGGGGTACAGGTTCCCGTCCACGTCCAGTCCCCCCGAGAGAGAGTACCCGAAAGCCGTCACCCCTACGCCCTCCCCATCCAGAACCTGGGAATGGGTCACCCAGTGACACCGGGAACTGGTGGATCAGGGAGGCGATGGGCAGCCGGTGGGACGACAGATGGGACCTCCCCCGGGCTGAGACCCCCAGCATCACGCCTGTCTTTGTCCCCCCCAGTGCTGGAGTACGTGTTCGACGCTGACACCGAGCGCCGTCGGCTGGGCCAGGCGCCCCGCGTCTCCTTCCTCGGCCGCCGCCCCTCGGACCCCGAGCACCAGTTCTCCAACACGGTGGAGCTGCCCCGGCAGCACGCGCGTGCCTGCGTCAAAGCTACCTTCCAGCTCCACGTGggtcctgtccccatcccatccctttccccatcctcatcctcatctctGCATGTCTGTCTCATTCCCATCCttttccccattcccatcccatcctcatcctcatccctatctccatccctgtctttattttctccccatctctgtcccatCCCCATGATCTTCTCAGCCCTgtccttgtcctcatccccattttcctccattcaatcccatccctttccccattaccatcccatcctcatcctcatcctcatcctcatcctcatccctatctccatccctgtctttATTGtctccccatctctgtccccatccccatgaTCTTCTCAGCCCTGTCCTTCTCCTCATCCCCATTTTCCTctatcccaccccatcccaccccatcccatcccagtgaTGTCATggttccccctcctctcctggTGATGCCGTGgctcccaccccatcccagtgATGCTGTGGTTCCCCGTCCTATCCCATCCCAGTTATGTCACAGCTCCTTGTCCCATCCTGGTGACACCGTGgcttctcatcccatcctggTGACACCACAGCTCCTTGTCCCATCCCACTCATGCCATGGCTTCCTTAACCCATCCTGGTGACACCACAGCTccttgtcccatcccagtcATGCCATggcttcccatcccatcctggtgACACCACAGCTCCTTGTCCCATCCCACTCATGCCATGGCTTTCTTAACCCATCCTAGTGAAACCAcagttctccatcccatcccatcccatcccatcccatcccatcccatcccatcccatcccatcccatcccatcccatcccatctcatcccatctcatcccatcccatcccatcccatcccatcccatcccatcccatcccatccctcctcacccttgtcccctgtccccaggaCAGCATCCGTGACAAGCTTCGCCCCATCACCGTCACCCTCGCCTACGGCATCCAGGGCGCGGTGCCGGGGCGGCAGAGCCGGGGGGCGGCAGCcctgccccccctgccccccgtGCTCAGCCcgcagcagcccagcagccaccGCACCGAGGTGGGAACCCATCTCCTGTCCCCTGGAGGGGTCCGGGCTGCGCGGTCCCCATCCCCGCAGCCGCCTCGTCgtcccctccgtgtcccccgCAGGTGCATTTCCTCAAGCAGGGTTGTGGTGATGACAAGATCTGCCAAAGCAACCTCCAACTGAGCTTCCAGTTCTGCGCCCGCCTCGGCGACGCCGAATTCCAGCCGCTGCCCAGGTGAAGGTTCTGGGGTTTCATCCCCAACCTGTGAGGTGTTGGGGACACCCCGGGGCGCTGATGGTGGCTCCTCCGTTCCCAGGGGCACGGACGGCACCGCCGTCTTTGCCATCAGCGACCAGAAGGATGTGGCTTTGGAGATCCAAGTCACCAACGCGCCGTCGGACCCCGCGCAGCCGCAGCGCGACGGCGACGATGCCCACGAGGCCATGCTCACCGCCACCTTCCCACCAGAGCTGCCCTACTCCGCCATGCGCCCCTTCGACGGGCGGGGGGCTTTGGTGGGGGGAGACGGGGTACcctggggggtgcagggggggcgggacacggaggggacagagggatggggatggtcctgggggtgcagagggatggggatggggggataGAGGGGTGGGATGGtcttgggggtgcagggaggtggggatggtcctgggggtgcagagggatcGGGATGGTTTTGGGGGATGCAGAAGGATGGGGATGGTTCTGGGGGTGCAGAAGGATGGGGACGGAGGTGACAGAGGGGTGGGATGATCCTCAGGATGCAGTAGGGATCAGGATGGTcctgggggtgcagagggatgggaatggggggacagaggggtggGATGGTCCTCAGgatgcagagggatggggatggttctgggggtgcagagggatggggatggtcctgggggtgcagagggatggggatggggaggacagaggggtgggatggtctcaggatggagatgggaaagggatggggatggtcctggagTGTAGAGGGGTGCGGatggaggagacagaggggTGGGATGGTCCAGGGAGTGCAGAACGGTGGCGATGGTTCTGGAGATGCTGAAGCGACAGAGATggtcctgggggtgttggtggtGTGGGATGGGAATGGTCCTGGGGGTGCAAGAAGAGAGGGGTGGTCCCAAGGGTGCTGAGtggtgaggatggggatggtcctggggatgctgggggtgcGGGGTGGGGATGGTCCTGTGGACACAGGCAGCTGGGGATGGTCCCAAGGGTGCTGAGGGCAGAGGGACGGGCTCAGACCTGAGGGTACAGAGGCCTGGAAACGGTCCTGGGGACACTGGAGGGACAGgggaggtcctgggggtggTGGGTCTGTGGGACGGGGCCAGAtctggggctggagagggatggggatggagtgGACAGAGGGCTGGGGATGATCctggggatggtcctggggaCACTGGAGGGACAGGGATGGTCCTGGGGGCACAGGGGGCCATTGCGGGGGTCCCTCTGCCCTCAGGAGAAGCCGGTGGTCTGCTTGGCCAACCAGAACGGCTCGCAGGTGGAGTGCGAGCTGGGGAACCCCCTGAAACGCGGAGCCCAGGTGGGTGCAGCTCCTCGCTCCCGCTccaaccctgaacccccaaCCCAACCCTCACTCCTCGCCCCTCGCTCCCCCCCCAGGTGCggttcttcctcatcctcagcaCCCTCGGCGTCACCATCCAGACCACGGACCTGGCGGTGGAGCTGGCCTTGTCCACGTGAGCCCGGGGAGGATCAGGGGGTCTTCCCTGTgaagccccagctctgctctgtgctttgggGCATTTGCAGGGGAAATCTGGGGTGATGctccccctaaacccccccaaccACATCCCCCCAGGATCAgtgagcagccagggctggagcCGGTGGTAGCTCGCGCCCGCGTGGTCTTCGAGCTGCCCGTGTCCGTGACGGGGTGAGTGAGGGTGCGAGGGGGgtcaggacccccccaggggCTGCCCTGAACCCCGGTTCTCCCCCCCCAGCGTGGCTGTGCCGCCCCGGCTCTTCTTCGGTGGGGTGGTGCGGGGCGAGAGTGCCATGCGGCGCGAGAGCCAGGTGGGCAGCGCCGTGCGCTTCGAGGTGACGGTGAGTGGTACCCGATGTCGGGACGGGGGATTCAGGGGGGGCTCGGTCCCCTTTCCCCCCCGTTACTGGAGAATGTGGGAGCTGGGGGGCTCAGTCTCCCACCCCCCTTCCCACCCTGGGCTGCTGGGgatgtgggatttggggggttggTTCCCCTGCTCCCCTTTGCCCCTGGGCTGCTGGGgatgtgggatttggggggctcgTTCCCCTGTCCCCCTTTGCCCCTGGGCTGTTGGGGatggaggatttggggggctcGTTCCCCTGTCCCCCTTTGCCCCTGGGCTGTTGGGGatggaggatttggggggctcGTTCCCCTGCCCCAATTTGACCCTGGGCTGCTGGGgatgtgggatttggggggttggTTCCCCTGCTCCCCTTTGCCCCTGGGCTCCTGGGGATGTGGGATGTGGGGGGCTCGTTCCCCTGTCCCCCTTTGCCCCTGGGCTGCTGGGGatggaggatttggggggctcGTTCCCCTGTCCCCCTTTGCCCCTGGGCTGTTGGGGatggaggatttggggggctcGTTCCTCTGCCCCCCTTTGCCCCTGGGCTGCTGGATGAAGGTGAATCCATGCCACCCCCCTGATGCCACCGTCCCCCCCAGGTCGCCAACCGGGGCCCCTCGCTGAGGACTCTGGGCTCGGCGTCCCTCACGCTGCTTTGGCCCCACGAGCTCCGCAATGGCAAGTGGCTGCTCTACCCCCTGAGCCTGGAGCTGGCAGCGGGCGCGGGGCAGCGCGTGGCGTGCCAGCCTGCTGCCAACCCCCTGCGTCTGGCACTGGTACGGGCACAGAGACGGGTGGGGACGTGGGGGGGTGTTGGGCTGCACCCCTAAATCCCcatccttcccccttccaggAGCCACAAGGGGAGACAGACCCCGAGGTGCCCACGCCAGGGTCCTGGTGGGTGCCGGCacctgcagagaggaggaaaaagaatgtCACGCTGGTGAGGGGTTGAGGTGCCCCGATCCTGGGGTATCCCGATCTTGGGGTACCCCGATCCTGGGGTACTCCGATCCTGGGCTGCCCCCTTGCTCCTGGGGTGCCCTTTGTCCTCGGGTGCCCCCGGGTCTGGATTCTCCCACTCCTCAGGTGCCCCTGGTCCTTGGGAGCCCCTACTCATGGGGTGCCCCCCAGCCCTCTCGGGGTGCCCAGCCCTGCTGACcaccccctgctccccaggaCTGTGCCCAGGGCACCGCGCGCTGCCTGCCCTTCCGCTGCCCACTGTCCAGCTTCGAGCGCGCCGCTGTGCTGACGGCCCGCGGGCGCCTCTGGAACAGCACCTTCCTGGAGGTACGAGAGACGGGGGACGAGGCTTAGACCCCCCCAGGATGAGGACAGGATGGGTCCCcccagctgaggagggggctCACCCCACCTTGGCCCCACCGCAGGAGTACCTGGCCGTCACCTCGGTGGAGCTGATTGTCCGCGCCAGCGTCTCGGTGACCTCCTCCATCAAGAACCTGGTGTTGAAAGATGCCTCCACGCAGGTCTGGCCCCTACAGCCCCCCTTGAGCCCCCCTTGAACCCCCCAACAGCCCCCCTTGACCACCTTCTGTTCCCCAGATCTCCGTTTCCATCTACCTGGACCCCGGCGCGGCGGTGGCCGGCGGCGTGCCATGGTGGGTCATCCTGCTGGCCGTGCTGGCCGGTGCCCTCGTCCTGGCCCTGCTCGTTGCCATCCTCTGGAAGGTGAGAGATGGTGTCCCTGGGACATAACCGTGCCACGCCAGGTGGTGCCAGGCTGTGCCACACTGCGCCAATCTGTGCCAGGCTGTGCCACATCATGCCGTGCTGGTCCACCCCACTATGCCGTGCTGTGCCATATTGTGCCAGGCTTTTCCGCCCCAGCCATTCCATGCTGTGCCaccccagcagtgctgtgccagGCCATGCCGTGCCAGGCCAGACCGTGCCGTGCCACCCCCGCTATTCTGTGCTCTTTGGGGTTGGTGCAAAGCTCTTGTCACTACGGTGATGTTTGGGGTGAGCGCCGGGAAATGCCGATGCTGAGGGCTGAGCAGCGCCGAAGCCATGAGTTGATGGAGCCGACTGCCCACGGGCAGCggtggcccagggggccaaaaaggccaatggcatctcgGCTTGGATCAGAGccggtgtggccagcagggccggagaggggattctgcccctgcactcggcactggggagaccgcacctcgaatcctggatcagttctgggcccctcactccaggaaggatgttgaggctctggagtgtgtccagaggagagcaacggAGCTgcggaaggggctggagaacaaatcttaacaaggagcggctgagggccctgggggtgttgaggctggagaagaggaggctgaggggagaccttattgctctccacaactgcctgaaagggtggagagaggagggcgctgggctcttctccccagtgacggggacaggacaagggggaatggcctcaagctgtgccaggggagggtcagactggacatcaggaagagatTCTCCACCGAAAGGGTcgtggggccctggcagaggctgcccagggagggggggagtccccatcctggaggggtttaaaagacggggagACGAGGCCCTCAGGGACgcggtttagtggcagatggagCGGTTGGACTCGCTGATccaagaggccttttccaacctggtgattcgaTGAGGACTTGGAGCTGATGCTGCAGCCGGGGTGCCGCGTGGTTCCTGACCGCTGCTCCCCACAGGTCGGCTTCTTCCGCCGTGCCCGCCGCGTGCCGCCAGCCGTACCGCAGTACCACGCGGTGAAGATCCCACGGGAGGAGCGGCAGCAGTTCCGCGAGGGCAAGACGGGCACCATCCAGAGGAAGGAGTGGGCGGCCGGCTTGAAGGAGCAAAGCGATGGCCGCGTCGCCCCCAGCTCGGCGTAACCGAGGGGACGTGGGATACAAaccctcctcctcatcccacgGAGCCCAGAGCGGCGCCTGGCGAGGGAGATGCGTGTGCGGGCGCACGCGGGGCTGCGCGTGCCGTGATGGGGCCCCATGGGGGCTGCTGTGCCCCACAGCGATGTCGACCCAATAAAAGGAGCTGCCCCTCCGTCACCGACATCAGGAGGAGCTCCTTCACACCAATATGGTCTTAAAAAATGAGGCATCTTTTAATTCGGGTGCTGGATACGCCGGGCAATTAACCCACCCGGCGTGCGTGTTGGTGGCGATGAGAGCAGGGATTTATACGCTGAATTTATACACCCCCCGATTgcagtacaggatgggggatgatgggatggagagccccgaggagaaggacttggggtgatggtcgatgagaagctcgacaggagccacgatgtgcgctcacagcccagaaacggtgtcctgggctgcgtccaaagcagcgcggccagcagggagggaggggattctgcccctctgctcctctctgtgagacctcatctggaggattgggtccagttctggaatcctcaa
This window encodes:
- the ITGA7 gene encoding integrin alpha-7 isoform X2, encoding MRDALPPRACRGCVQPGGPLRSSPPPPPPPRAGPGGAGGAGGAGGAGGAGAAMALRALLGLCLRLAAGAAFNLDATNSLLKDGEKGTLFGFAVALHRQLRPEPAGWLLVGAPQAPALPNQSANRTGGLFACPLTPELSDCRRVPIDDGADVERESKENQWLGVSVKSQGAGGKIVTCAHRYELRHRVRQPLETRDVIGRCFVLSEDLRARDEMDGGEWKFCQGRPQGHDRFGSCQQGLDAAFSPDLRYVLFGAPGTYNWKGLLFVTNVDSSSPDQVVYKSLEPGETVRGAPADVTPNSYLGFSVASGAGLTRRRELSFVTGAPRANHTGAVVILRRDSASRLVPEAVLPGQQLTSAFGYAIAVLDLNSDGWMDLVVGAPHFFERKEEIGGAAYVYINAAGHWDAATPLRLNGTRGSMFGIALSAAGDLNHDGFEDLAVGAPFDGAGKVYIYHGSAFGIVVKPAQVLDGEGVGVTAFGYSLSGGLDVDGNLYPDLLVGSLSDTVVLYRARPVVHVSRNVSLLPANIDLEQSNCLHQEGVCVDVRACFSYTASPATYSPRLVLEYVFDADTERRRLGQAPRVSFLGRRPSDPEHQFSNTVELPRQHARACVKATFQLHDSIRDKLRPITVTLAYGIQGAVPGRQSRGAAALPPLPPVLSPQQPSSHRTEVHFLKQGCGDDKICQSNLQLSFQFCARLGDAEFQPLPRGTDGTAVFAISDQKDVALEIQVTNAPSDPAQPQRDGDDAHEAMLTATFPPELPYSAMRPFDGRGALEKPVVCLANQNGSQVECELGNPLKRGAQVRFFLILSTLGVTIQTTDLAVELALSTISEQPGLEPVVARARVVFELPVSVTGVAVPPRLFFGGVVRGESAMRRESQVGSAVRFEVTVANRGPSLRTLGSASLTLLWPHELRNGKWLLYPLSLELAAGAGQRVACQPAANPLRLALEPQGETDPEVPTPGSWWVPAPAERRKKNVTLDCAQGTARCLPFRCPLSSFERAAVLTARGRLWNSTFLEEYLAVTSVELIVRASVSVTSSIKNLVLKDASTQISVSIYLDPGAAVAGGVPWWVILLAVLAGALVLALLVAILWKVGFFRRARRVPPAVPQYHAVKIPREERQQFREGKTGTIQRKEWAAGLKEQSDGRVAPSSA
- the ITGA7 gene encoding integrin alpha-7 isoform X3, which encodes MRDALPPRACRGCVQPGGPLRSSPPPPPPPRAGPGGAGGAGGAGGAGGAGAAMALRALLGLCLRLAAGAAFNLDATNSLLKDGEKGTLFGFAVALHRQLRPEPAGWLLVGAPQAPALPNQSANRTGGLFACPLTPELSDCRRVPIDDGADVERESKENQWLGVSVKSQGAGGKIVTCAHRYELRHRVRQPLETRDVIGRCFVLSEDLRARDEMDGGEWKFCQGRPQGHDRFGSCQQGLDAAFSPDLRYVLFGAPGTYNWKGTLRVELLPRSPLDLLRFDDGPYETGGEKDQDPSLIPVPANSYLGLLFVTNVDSSSPDQVVYKSLEPGETVRGAPADVTPNSYLGFSVASGAGLTRRRELSFVTGAPRANHTGAVVILRRDSASRLVPEAVLPGQQLTSAFGYAIAVLDLNSDGWMDLVVGAPHFFERKEEIGGAAYVYINAAGHWDAATPLRLNGTRGSMFGIALSAAGDLNHDGFEDLAVGAPFDGAGKVYIYHGSAFGIVVKPAQVLDGEGVGVTAFGYSLSGGLDVDGNLYPDLLVGSLSDTVVLYRARPVVHVSRNVSLLPANIDLEQSNCLHQEGVCVDVRACFSYTASPATYSPRLVLEYVFDADTERRRLGQAPRVSFLGRRPSDPEHQFSNTVELPRQHARACVKATFQLHDSIRDKLRPITVTLAYGIQGAVPGRQSRGAAALPPLPPVLSPQQPSSHRTEVHFLKQGCGDDKICQSNLQLSFQFCARLGDAEFQPLPRGTDGTAVFAISDQKDVALEIQVTNAPSDPAQPQRDGDDAHEAMLTATFPPELPYSAMRPFDGRGALEKPVVCLANQNGSQVECELGNPLKRGAQVRFFLILSTLGVTIQTTDLAVELALSTISEQPGLEPVVARARVVFELPVSVTGVAVPPRLFFGGVVRGESAMRRESQVGSAVRFEVTVANRGPSLRTLGSASLTLLWPHELRNGKWLLYPLSLELAAGAGQRVACQPAANPLRLALEPQGETDPEVPTPGSWWVPAPAERRKKNVTLDCAQGTARCLPFRCPLSSFERAAVLTARGRLWNSTFLEEYLAVTSVELIVRASVSVTSSIKNLVLKDASTQISVSIYLDPGAAVAGGVPWWVILLAVLAGALVLALLVAILWKVGFFRRARRVPPAVPQYHAVKIPREERQQFREGKTGTIQRKEWAAGLKEQSDGRVAPSSA
- the ITGA7 gene encoding integrin alpha-7 isoform X1; the protein is MRDALPPRACRGCVQPGGPLRSSPPPPPPPRAGPGGAGGAGGAGGAGGAGAAMALRALLGLCLRLAAGAAFNLDATNSLLKDGEKGTLFGFAVALHRQLRPEPAGWLLVGAPQAPALPNQSANRTGGLFACPLTPELSDCRRVPIDDGADVERESKENQWLGVSVKSQGAGGKIVTCAHRYELRHRVRQPLETRDVIGRCFVLSEDLRARDEMDGGEWKFCQGRPQGHDRFGSCQQGLDAAFSPDLRYVLFGAPGTYNWKGTLRVELLPRSPLDLLRFDDGPYETGGEKDQDPSLIPVPANSYLGFSVASGAGLTRRRELSFVTGAPRANHTGAVVILRRDSASRLVPEAVLPGQQLTSAFGYAIAVLDLNSDGWMDLVVGAPHFFERKEEIGGAAYVYINAAGHWDAATPLRLNGTRGSMFGIALSAAGDLNHDGFEDLAVGAPFDGAGKVYIYHGSAFGIVVKPAQVLDGEGVGVTAFGYSLSGGLDVDGNLYPDLLVGSLSDTVVLYRARPVVHVSRNVSLLPANIDLEQSNCLHQEGVCVDVRACFSYTASPATYSPRLVLEYVFDADTERRRLGQAPRVSFLGRRPSDPEHQFSNTVELPRQHARACVKATFQLHDSIRDKLRPITVTLAYGIQGAVPGRQSRGAAALPPLPPVLSPQQPSSHRTEVHFLKQGCGDDKICQSNLQLSFQFCARLGDAEFQPLPRGTDGTAVFAISDQKDVALEIQVTNAPSDPAQPQRDGDDAHEAMLTATFPPELPYSAMRPFDGRGALVGGDGEKPVVCLANQNGSQVECELGNPLKRGAQVRFFLILSTLGVTIQTTDLAVELALSTISEQPGLEPVVARARVVFELPVSVTGVAVPPRLFFGGVVRGESAMRRESQVGSAVRFEVTVANRGPSLRTLGSASLTLLWPHELRNGKWLLYPLSLELAAGAGQRVACQPAANPLRLALEPQGETDPEVPTPGSWWVPAPAERRKKNVTLDCAQGTARCLPFRCPLSSFERAAVLTARGRLWNSTFLEEYLAVTSVELIVRASVSVTSSIKNLVLKDASTQISVSIYLDPGAAVAGGVPWWVILLAVLAGALVLALLVAILWKVGFFRRARRVPPAVPQYHAVKIPREERQQFREGKTGTIQRKEWAAGLKEQSDGRVAPSSA
- the ITGA7 gene encoding integrin alpha-7 isoform X4, which translates into the protein MRDALPPRACRGCVQPGGPLRSSPPPPPPPRAGPGGAGGAGGAGGAGGAGAAMALRALLGLCLRLAAGAAFNLDATNSLLKDGEKGTLFGFAVALHRQLRPEPAGWLLVGAPQAPALPNQSANRTGGLFACPLTPELSDCRRVPIDDGADVERESKENQWLGVSVKSQGAGGKIVTCAHRYELRHRVRQPLETRDVIGRCFVLSEDLRARDEMDGGEWKFCQGRPQGHDRFGSCQQGLDAAFSPDLRYVLFGAPGTYNWKGTLRVELLPRSPLDLLRFDDGPYETGGEKDQDPSLIPVPANSYLGFSVASGAGLTRRRELSFVTGAPRANHTGAVVILRRDSASRLVPEAVLPGQQLTSAFGYAIAVLDLNSDGWMDLVVGAPHFFERKEEIGGAAYVYINAAGHWDAATPLRLNGTRGSMFGIALSAAGDLNHDGFEDLAVGAPFDGAGKVYIYHGSAFGIVVKPAQVLDGEGVGVTAFGYSLSGGLDVDGNLYPDLLVGSLSDTVVLYRARPVVHVSRNVSLLPANIDLEQSNCLHQEGVCVDVRACFSYTASPATYSPRLVLEYVFDADTERRRLGQAPRVSFLGRRPSDPEHQFSNTVELPRQHARACVKATFQLHDSIRDKLRPITVTLAYGIQGAVPGRQSRGAAALPPLPPVLSPQQPSSHRTEVHFLKQGCGDDKICQSNLQLSFQFCARLGDAEFQPLPRGTDGTAVFAISDQKDVALEIQVTNAPSDPAQPQRDGDDAHEAMLTATFPPELPYSAMRPFDGRGALEKPVVCLANQNGSQVECELGNPLKRGAQVRFFLILSTLGVTIQTTDLAVELALSTISEQPGLEPVVARARVVFELPVSVTGVAVPPRLFFGGVVRGESAMRRESQVGSAVRFEVTVANRGPSLRTLGSASLTLLWPHELRNGKWLLYPLSLELAAGAGQRVACQPAANPLRLALEPQGETDPEVPTPGSWWVPAPAERRKKNVTLDCAQGTARCLPFRCPLSSFERAAVLTARGRLWNSTFLEEYLAVTSVELIVRASVSVTSSIKNLVLKDASTQISVSIYLDPGAAVAGGVPWWVILLAVLAGALVLALLVAILWKVGFFRRARRVPPAVPQYHAVKIPREERQQFREGKTGTIQRKEWAAGLKEQSDGRVAPSSA